One part of the Vitis riparia cultivar Riparia Gloire de Montpellier isolate 1030 chromosome 8, EGFV_Vit.rip_1.0, whole genome shotgun sequence genome encodes these proteins:
- the LOC117921326 gene encoding metallothionein-like protein type 2: MSCCGGNCGCGSGCTCGSGCGGCKMYPDLSFSEGATTTETIIAGVAPVKTHFEGSEMGVGAENGCKCGSNCSCDPCTCK; encoded by the exons ATGTCTTGCTGCGGAGGAAACTGCGGTTGTGGGTCTGGCTGCACCTGCGGCAGCGGCTGTGGAGG ATGCAAGATGTACCCGGACTTGAGTTTCTCTGAGGGCGCCACCACCACTGAGACCATCATTGCTGGTGTTGCACCAGTGAAGAC GCACTTTGAGGGATCTGAGATGGGCGTGGGAGCTGAGAACGGATGCAAGTGTGGATCCAACTGCTCGTGTGATCCTTGCACTTGCAAATGA